A window of Natrinema versiforme contains these coding sequences:
- a CDS encoding riboflavin synthase — MFTGIVEETGEIVARERTEDGLRLRIGADEVATGLDYGQSISVSGACLTVEEHADGEWFEVFLATETVERTYLGDLAEGETVNLERAMPADGRFDGHVVQGHVDAVATVRNVESIDEDWFFEFDLPEGYGRYVVEKGSITLDGISLTVADLDTETGRVTVAIIPTTYDLTTLSEKEPGDPVHLEVDVLSKYVERLLEARFD; from the coding sequence ATGTTCACGGGAATCGTCGAGGAGACCGGCGAGATCGTCGCTCGAGAGCGCACCGAGGACGGCCTCCGGCTGCGAATCGGGGCTGACGAGGTCGCGACGGGGCTCGACTACGGCCAGAGCATCAGCGTCAGCGGCGCGTGTCTCACGGTCGAGGAGCACGCCGACGGCGAGTGGTTCGAGGTCTTTCTGGCGACCGAAACCGTCGAGCGGACGTATCTCGGCGACCTCGCCGAGGGCGAGACGGTCAACCTCGAGCGAGCGATGCCGGCCGACGGCCGGTTCGACGGTCACGTCGTGCAGGGCCACGTCGACGCGGTCGCGACCGTCAGGAACGTCGAGTCGATAGATGAAGACTGGTTCTTCGAGTTCGACCTCCCGGAGGGGTACGGCCGCTACGTCGTCGAGAAGGGGTCGATCACGCTCGACGGGATCAGCCTCACCGTCGCCGATCTCGACACCGAAACCGGGCGGGTGACCGTCGCCATTATCCCGACGACCTACGACCTGACGACGCTCTCGGAGAAAGAACCCGGCGATCCGGTCCACCTCGAGGTCGACGTGCTCTCGAAGTACGTCGAACGGCTGCTCGAGGCGCGGTTCGACTGA
- a CDS encoding dicarboxylate/amino acid:cation symporter codes for MAMAIRQLYDQYRSVPIIYRIGVAFVLGSLFGLTVGEPATRLEPLGDLFVRLLQMIVIPIIVFTLLMGARRLSPSNLGKIGGQVITLYLATTAIAIAVGLFVANLINPGTGLEVANASVETKEAPDIVEVFMNIVPTNPIGAMANGDVLPTIFFTIVFGLALAYLQDEYDVSSAVHEGTETVFELAETGAEAMFKVVWGVMEYGVIGVFALMATTFGNAGVDAIAPFAKLIGALAIAVGLHIGITYLLIIQWGLLRESPVDFLRGSKEAMVTALSIRSSSGTLPVTMNDADENFGVDEEVYSFSLPLGATINMDGTAMYQGVAAVFAANMVGQTLTIGEQLTVVTTALLASVGTAGVPGSGLIMLTMVLTQLGLPLEVVGMVAGVDPILDRLRTMNNVTGDLAVTTLVAGWNDKIDRTATVWSAADIPDSASSADDD; via the coding sequence ATAGCAATGGCAATCCGGCAGCTCTACGATCAATATCGATCCGTTCCCATTATCTACCGCATCGGTGTCGCGTTCGTTCTTGGCTCACTCTTCGGCCTGACGGTCGGGGAACCGGCGACGCGGCTTGAGCCGCTCGGCGATCTCTTCGTCCGGCTACTTCAGATGATCGTGATTCCGATCATCGTTTTCACGCTTCTCATGGGCGCTAGACGGCTCTCGCCGTCGAACCTCGGAAAGATCGGCGGGCAGGTCATAACGCTGTATCTGGCCACGACAGCGATCGCGATCGCTGTCGGGCTGTTCGTCGCTAATCTCATCAATCCCGGGACCGGACTGGAGGTGGCCAACGCGAGCGTCGAGACCAAAGAGGCTCCCGACATCGTCGAGGTCTTCATGAACATCGTGCCGACGAACCCGATTGGGGCGATGGCGAACGGCGACGTTCTCCCGACGATTTTCTTCACGATCGTGTTCGGACTCGCGCTGGCCTATCTACAAGACGAGTACGACGTCAGCTCTGCCGTCCACGAGGGCACCGAAACGGTATTCGAACTCGCGGAAACCGGCGCGGAAGCGATGTTCAAGGTCGTCTGGGGCGTCATGGAGTACGGCGTGATCGGCGTCTTCGCCCTGATGGCGACAACGTTCGGTAACGCGGGGGTCGACGCGATCGCGCCGTTCGCCAAACTCATCGGCGCGCTCGCGATTGCAGTCGGACTCCACATCGGCATCACCTACCTGCTGATCATCCAGTGGGGGCTGCTTCGGGAGTCTCCGGTCGATTTCCTCCGTGGCAGCAAGGAAGCGATGGTGACCGCGCTCTCGATCCGCTCCTCTAGCGGGACGCTCCCGGTCACCATGAACGACGCCGACGAGAACTTCGGTGTCGACGAGGAGGTCTACAGCTTCTCGCTGCCGCTGGGCGCGACGATCAACATGGACGGGACGGCGATGTATCAGGGCGTCGCGGCGGTCTTCGCTGCCAACATGGTCGGACAGACCCTGACCATCGGCGAACAGCTCACCGTCGTCACGACGGCCCTCCTCGCGAGCGTCGGCACCGCTGGCGTTCCCGGGAGTGGACTGATAATGCTCACGATGGTCCTCACGCAACTCGGCCTCCCGCTCGAGGTCGTCGGAATGGTGGCGGGCGTCGATCCGATCCTCGACCGCCTGCGGACGATGAACAACGTGACCGGCGACTTGGCCGTCACGACGCTCGTTGCCGGCTGGAACGACAAGATCGACCGCACGGCTACCGTCTGGTCGGCGGCGGACATCCCGGACTCGGCATCGAGTGCGGACGACGACTGA
- a CDS encoding UvrD-helicase domain-containing protein — MTTTDTTVTRLFGGPGSGKTTALLDHVEEILEQDGVTFRDILVVSYTRAAAQEVRERLAERLDESPRALQGNVCTMHAKAYELLDLSRSDVIGESDKEEFCDEYGIEYEDEYSGAGRRTARSTTIGNKVIATSQWLQRTSRDVTDWYDVPFQWDEEEVRLPPEIDPNAQEGNKYTPTWPSDDDRIDVPEAIRAWRSYKGDNGKIGFADMLERVQQRSLLPSVDYLVIDEFQDITTLQYDVYEEWKPHMKQVLIAGDDDQVVYSWQGADPALLLEEEVDEDVILPNSYRLPSNVLNAVNKEIRHIDQRQDKDLKPRTEGGAVEARTNGSMLDVVRMVRRTLVEGDGTIMVLFRARYQMFQFIDEFITEGVPFTSLTDQRMWTDRLTQYVRAVEAIDAGEDVTGLQARRLADMLQESAFGTNDRDALFDEIDDRQEEAGIDDLEQLMIPAEVIEDHAPFMPGPGSAADMLRKVTNFQKKSIRSYFAIGEYKGMATDRVRVGTIHSAKGREADHVFVGTDLTEKVVEQMVATVDDPTDVPNCEEFTKTTSPVPVLTDNERRVFYVGMSRARERLVLLENLVDGAPTLPIDVLLRNQLTDSTLEELIEEAQEPVADADADEVEAEAEAP, encoded by the coding sequence ATGACTACGACGGATACGACGGTTACCCGCCTGTTCGGTGGTCCGGGGAGCGGGAAGACGACCGCTCTTCTCGACCACGTCGAGGAAATTCTCGAGCAGGACGGTGTCACCTTCCGCGACATTCTCGTCGTCTCGTATACGCGAGCGGCGGCCCAAGAGGTTCGCGAGCGGCTCGCCGAGCGGCTCGACGAGAGCCCGCGTGCGCTGCAGGGAAACGTCTGTACGATGCACGCCAAGGCCTACGAACTGCTCGATCTCTCTCGCAGCGACGTGATCGGCGAATCCGATAAGGAGGAGTTCTGCGACGAGTACGGCATCGAGTACGAGGACGAGTACTCGGGTGCCGGCCGCCGGACCGCCCGGTCGACGACGATCGGCAACAAGGTTATCGCGACGAGCCAGTGGCTCCAGCGGACCAGCCGCGACGTCACCGACTGGTACGATGTCCCCTTCCAGTGGGACGAGGAGGAAGTCAGACTGCCGCCCGAAATCGACCCCAACGCACAGGAGGGCAACAAGTACACGCCGACCTGGCCCAGCGACGACGACCGGATCGACGTCCCCGAGGCGATCCGTGCGTGGCGCTCCTACAAGGGTGACAACGGGAAGATCGGCTTCGCGGACATGCTCGAGCGGGTCCAGCAGCGCTCGCTGCTGCCCAGCGTCGACTATCTGGTGATCGACGAGTTCCAGGACATCACGACGCTACAGTACGACGTTTACGAGGAGTGGAAACCACACATGAAACAGGTCCTGATCGCCGGCGACGACGACCAGGTCGTCTACTCGTGGCAGGGTGCCGACCCCGCGCTCCTCCTCGAGGAAGAGGTCGACGAGGACGTCATCCTTCCGAACTCCTACCGACTGCCGTCGAACGTGCTCAACGCGGTCAACAAGGAGATCCGCCACATCGACCAGCGCCAAGACAAGGACCTCAAGCCGCGGACCGAAGGCGGGGCCGTCGAGGCGCGCACGAACGGCTCGATGCTCGACGTGGTCCGGATGGTTCGACGCACACTCGTCGAAGGCGACGGCACCATCATGGTGTTGTTCCGGGCTCGCTATCAGATGTTCCAGTTTATCGACGAGTTCATCACCGAAGGGGTTCCGTTCACCTCGCTGACCGACCAGCGGATGTGGACTGACCGGCTCACCCAGTACGTCCGCGCCGTCGAGGCCATCGACGCCGGCGAGGACGTCACCGGCCTGCAGGCCCGCCGGCTCGCCGACATGCTACAGGAGTCCGCCTTCGGCACCAACGATCGCGACGCCCTCTTCGACGAGATCGACGATCGACAGGAGGAAGCCGGGATCGACGACCTCGAGCAGCTCATGATCCCCGCGGAGGTCATCGAGGACCACGCGCCGTTCATGCCCGGCCCGGGGTCGGCGGCCGACATGCTCCGCAAAGTCACGAACTTCCAGAAGAAGAGCATCCGCTCGTACTTTGCCATCGGCGAGTACAAGGGGATGGCAACCGACCGCGTCCGCGTCGGCACGATCCACTCCGCGAAGGGTCGCGAGGCCGACCACGTCTTCGTCGGCACCGACCTCACCGAGAAGGTCGTCGAGCAGATGGTCGCCACCGTCGACGACCCCACCGACGTCCCCAACTGCGAGGAGTTCACCAAGACCACCTCGCCGGTTCCCGTGCTGACCGACAACGAGCGCCGCGTCTTCTACGTCGGGATGTCCCGGGCCCGCGAACGGCTCGTCCTGCTCGAGAACCTCGTCGACGGCGCGCCGACGCTGCCGATCGACGTGCTGCTCCGGAATCAGCTGACCGATTCGACCCTCGAGGAACTGATCGAGGAGGCCCAGGAACCGGTCGCCGACGCTGATGCGGACGAGGTCGAGGCCGAAGCCGAAGCGCCGTGA
- a CDS encoding M24 family metallopeptidase, translating into MTGGNERGVAGGARLPESDSTVDGRERRDRATTVVSRALADRDSAAFVHAGTDRDPGIRYSCPHPVTELTAVAYDGTAGEWLVRSAADAERGHPAERLASALADRGLEGTILTPPRVPHDAALYLEQAGFELASTDALERARGTKTAGEREAVATAQRAAGAGIRRAAAVLADATVVDGGLAIDASDGGPDPLTPARLRTAIDEAVVGAGAFPAGNTVVTPGSSADADAPLRPGDPIVLETAPRGPAGYYGGLARTLVVDGDGGRERRVHVGVTQSFRSARSMLTAGTESVTAVEADLEAEVRSFGFSDGDAIETRVAGVGLEPRERPVAGGDEIGPGTVVRLDVAARVNADSWIRIADVMAVTDEGERPDWLAAPSQSLSPTALLD; encoded by the coding sequence GTGACCGGTGGGAACGAACGCGGCGTCGCGGGCGGGGCTCGGCTTCCGGAGAGCGACAGTACGGTTGACGGTCGCGAGCGGCGCGACCGCGCGACGACAGTCGTCTCGAGGGCGCTCGCGGACCGCGATTCCGCCGCGTTCGTCCACGCCGGTACCGATCGCGATCCGGGAATCCGATACAGCTGCCCGCATCCGGTGACCGAACTGACCGCCGTCGCCTACGACGGGACCGCAGGCGAGTGGCTCGTCCGCTCGGCGGCCGACGCGGAGCGCGGCCATCCCGCCGAGCGACTCGCGTCGGCGCTCGCCGACCGCGGCCTCGAGGGAACGATTCTGACGCCCCCGCGAGTGCCACACGACGCCGCGCTCTATCTCGAGCAGGCGGGTTTCGAACTGGCGTCGACGGACGCCCTCGAACGCGCTCGAGGGACGAAGACGGCCGGCGAACGGGAGGCGGTTGCGACCGCCCAGCGGGCGGCGGGCGCCGGAATCCGGCGGGCGGCGGCGGTACTCGCCGACGCGACAGTCGTCGACGGGGGACTCGCAATAGATGCGAGCGACGGCGGCCCCGACCCGCTGACACCCGCCCGGCTCCGGACTGCGATCGACGAGGCCGTCGTCGGTGCGGGTGCCTTTCCGGCCGGCAACACCGTCGTCACTCCCGGCTCGAGCGCCGATGCCGACGCGCCGCTCCGGCCCGGCGACCCGATCGTCCTCGAGACCGCGCCTCGCGGGCCGGCCGGCTACTACGGCGGCCTGGCTCGGACGCTCGTCGTCGACGGTGACGGCGGCCGGGAGCGTCGGGTTCACGTCGGCGTCACGCAGTCGTTTCGCTCCGCGCGGTCGATGCTGACCGCCGGGACGGAGTCCGTGACCGCCGTCGAAGCCGACCTCGAGGCGGAGGTTCGCTCGTTCGGGTTCAGCGACGGCGACGCGATCGAAACGCGTGTCGCGGGCGTCGGCCTCGAGCCGCGCGAACGACCCGTTGCCGGGGGCGACGAGATCGGTCCCGGGACCGTCGTGCGACTCGACGTGGCCGCTCGAGTGAACGCGGACAGTTGGATCCGGATCGCCGACGTCATGGCGGTCACCGACGAGGGCGAGCGGCCGGACTGGCTGGCGGCGCCGTCGCAGTCGCTCTCGCCGACGGCACTGCTCGACTGA
- a CDS encoding HVO_0416 family zinc finger protein, translating into MATSPNDAGDDVIDQFLSDRGHSVERVGWEQEYNKKQCPECGGLHDTSASSCTVCGWEPAS; encoded by the coding sequence ATGGCAACCTCACCCAACGATGCCGGTGACGACGTCATCGATCAATTCCTGTCCGATCGCGGTCACTCGGTCGAACGAGTAGGGTGGGAGCAGGAGTATAACAAGAAGCAGTGTCCCGAATGCGGCGGGCTCCACGACACCTCCGCCAGCTCCTGTACCGTCTGTGGGTGGGAACCAGCGTCGTAA
- a CDS encoding PrsW family intramembrane metalloprotease → MERRRDPVERAEERSGDGSRDLYDVSTWEPRSIPDLFAYTLYNAVSYGFRAIVLLIALAITLSLLVSPAALVLEDPYLAGFFALSVVPAGLLAAYIWYADITTSEPLRLVVVTFLLAILFATFAAVVNSVTQPLFGVGFLGSLLFFYLIVGPIEESVKLLAVQVFAYRSDSFDAVIDGAVYGAVAGLGFAAIENAIYIGRVVGEADPEAGLLTTAGGIATVRALAGPGHVIYSAIAGYYLGLAKFNREYAGPIVLKGLLVAAFVHGTYNVTVGIAPEIITSFLPIGTGLAFVGYVIVYDLAIGYYLYRKIARYRRTYQSVTNGVDGDSRPELTEFEPPQR, encoded by the coding sequence ATGGAGCGCAGGCGCGACCCGGTCGAACGAGCGGAGGAGCGAAGCGGCGACGGATCGAGAGATCTCTACGACGTCTCGACGTGGGAACCGCGATCGATCCCGGATCTGTTCGCGTACACGCTCTACAACGCGGTCAGCTACGGGTTCCGGGCGATCGTGTTGTTGATCGCGCTCGCGATCACGCTCTCCCTGCTCGTCTCGCCGGCCGCGCTCGTCCTCGAGGATCCGTACCTCGCCGGTTTCTTCGCGCTGTCGGTCGTCCCGGCAGGGCTGCTCGCGGCCTATATCTGGTACGCCGATATCACGACGAGCGAACCGCTTCGATTGGTGGTCGTGACCTTCCTGCTGGCGATCCTGTTCGCGACGTTTGCCGCGGTCGTCAACTCCGTCACGCAGCCGTTGTTCGGCGTCGGGTTCCTCGGTAGCCTCCTCTTTTTCTACCTGATCGTCGGCCCCATCGAGGAGAGCGTGAAGCTACTCGCCGTGCAGGTGTTCGCCTATCGGAGCGATAGCTTCGACGCGGTCATCGACGGCGCGGTCTACGGGGCCGTCGCCGGACTCGGCTTCGCGGCCATCGAGAACGCGATCTACATCGGCCGCGTCGTCGGCGAGGCAGACCCCGAAGCGGGCCTCCTCACCACTGCGGGCGGGATCGCGACGGTTCGGGCGCTGGCGGGTCCCGGCCACGTCATCTACTCCGCGATCGCGGGCTACTACCTCGGGCTGGCGAAGTTCAACCGGGAGTACGCCGGCCCGATCGTCCTCAAGGGGCTGCTCGTCGCCGCCTTCGTCCACGGGACGTACAACGTCACGGTCGGGATCGCCCCCGAGATCATCACCAGTTTCCTCCCGATCGGCACCGGGCTCGCGTTCGTCGGCTACGTGATCGTCTACGACCTCGCAATCGGCTACTACCTCTACCGGAAGATCGCTCGCTACCGCCGGACCTACCAGTCGGTCACGAACGGCGTCGACGGCGACTCGCGACCGGAGTTGACCGAGTTCGAGCCGCCACAGCGCTGA